The genome window GGCAACATCGCCACGAACGCCGGCGGCCCGCATTGTCTGTCGTACGGCACCACCGTGAATCACGTGCTCGGTTTGGAAATCGTCGACGCCGACGGCGAAGTGACCACCACATCGGTCGACGACTATGGTTACGACCTAACGGCGGTGCTTACCGGCAGTGAAGGCACGCTCGGCATCGTCACCTCAGCGTGGGTGCGGCTACAGCGATTACCAGAGGCGGTCGGTGTGTGGGTCGCCGCTTTCGGCGATATCGAAGCGGCGTCGGAAGCGGTCTCATCGATCATTGCCGCCGGCATCGTACCGACCGCGCTGGAAATGATGGACCGCGTGATTGCAGGCGCCGTCGAAGCCGCGTTCAAGGCCGGCTATCCGACCGACGCGGCAGCGGTGTTGTTGATCGAACAAGCCGGCTATGCCGACGACATCGCGGCCTGCGAACGCGCGATCGCCGCGATCGCGAAACAGCACGGCGCGGTATCCTGGCGCAGCGCTCGAACGCAGGCCGAACGCGATGCACTATGGGCCGGACGCAAGGGTGCGGCCGGTGCGACCGGACGGATCGCACCCAATTACTACACCCAAGACGTGTGCGTTCCCAGGAGTAAACTTCCGGCAGCACTACGCGTCGTCGAGGAGACGGCGCGCGAATACGATCTCACGATCGGCAATGTCTTTCATGCCGGCGACGGTAATCTGCATCCGCTGATGATGTACGACCGACGCGACCGCCGCCAAGTCGCGGCCGTCGTGGAAGGCGGCAACGCGATCTTACAGGCTGCGATCGATTTGGGCGGCACCATCAGCGGCGAACACGGCATCGGCTACGAAAAGCGCGACGCGATGACGCGCGTCTACAGCACCGAAGATTTGGCGACGATGGGTCGCGTGCGCGACGTCTTCGATCCGCACCGTTCGCTCAATCCGGAGAAGATTTTTCCAGCGGGAACGCGCTGCGCCGAAATGGTCCCTCCACCGCAGTGAACGACAGCGAACGTGCGGCGCCGGTCGATGAAGCCGAGCTCAGCAGTCTTCTTGGCGGCGCAGATCGCGACGGC of Candidatus Tumulicola sp. contains these proteins:
- a CDS encoding FAD-linked oxidase C-terminal domain-containing protein, whose translation is MPDSVHDGLHRRLVEALGPGAVKTEPEDLAVYSFDAYTGGGTPAAVVLPASTREVSAVVKIARDCGQPIVARGAGTGLCGGAVPVAGGVVIGTARMNGVLEVDVRNRRARVAPGLINLNLSRAVRSEGLFYAPDPASQKTSTIGGNIATNAGGPHCLSYGTTVNHVLGLEIVDADGEVTTTSVDDYGYDLTAVLTGSEGTLGIVTSAWVRLQRLPEAVGVWVAAFGDIEAASEAVSSIIAAGIVPTALEMMDRVIAGAVEAAFKAGYPTDAAAVLLIEQAGYADDIAACERAIAAIAKQHGAVSWRSARTQAERDALWAGRKGAAGATGRIAPNYYTQDVCVPRSKLPAALRVVEETAREYDLTIGNVFHAGDGNLHPLMMYDRRDRRQVAAVVEGGNAILQAAIDLGGTISGEHGIGYEKRDAMTRVYSTEDLATMGRVRDVFDPHRSLNPEKIFPAGTRCAEMVPPPQ